The Bacteroidota bacterium genome contains a region encoding:
- a CDS encoding T9SS type A sorting domain-containing protein, whose protein sequence is MEKLFLFLAVFCTTNLFAQSGWQQISTPTNTSYTFNTIFFVSKDLGFLYYKQNYAPYFRDGRIYMTTDGGNTFALTSTNVILQYAYFKNANTGWILGDRINYEVPGHYYFTYQTTNGGASWTETEYVTNSNYTNCIKFSNDNTGWKTKNGGNGLFKTTNGGATWDSVAGNLGNTFVDYFTVNTIDSANSIYRLTTFYKGPGAIVKYSTNSGINWVQTGSPGSQIRNKNHFEFLNATCIVTYATGLPTKTTNYGVNWNSTLSIHAFMDISTLNNKYVWGLNTEGKIKFSTDGGSAFADQLNVGFTYDSSSHCFMFPADTVIHVTGFLNTGGRLYKTTTGGQVVTSVSNNESVVNNFNLSVYPNPFNPSTKLKVDTRSAINFLTINLYDLSGKLMKSTDYHDIHIGTTELNIDLNNLPTGSYLLKATGENFSETKKLVLLK, encoded by the coding sequence ATGGAAAAACTTTTTCTTTTTCTTGCCGTTTTCTGTACAACAAATTTGTTCGCCCAATCAGGCTGGCAGCAAATTTCAACTCCAACCAACACTTCATATACTTTTAACACAATATTTTTTGTTTCAAAAGATCTGGGGTTTCTATACTATAAACAAAACTATGCGCCGTATTTTAGAGACGGAAGAATTTATATGACAACGGATGGCGGAAATACTTTTGCTCTTACATCCACCAATGTAATTTTGCAATATGCCTATTTTAAAAATGCTAATACCGGATGGATACTCGGGGACAGGATAAATTATGAAGTTCCCGGACATTACTACTTTACTTATCAGACAACAAATGGCGGAGCTAGCTGGACTGAGACTGAATATGTTACAAATTCGAACTATACAAACTGTATAAAATTTTCTAACGATAATACAGGATGGAAAACAAAAAACGGCGGCAACGGACTTTTTAAAACAACAAATGGCGGAGCCACATGGGATAGTGTAGCAGGTAATCTGGGAAATACTTTTGTGGATTATTTTACGGTCAATACAATTGATTCGGCAAATTCCATTTACCGTTTAACCACATTTTATAAAGGTCCAGGAGCCATAGTAAAATATTCTACAAATTCAGGAATAAACTGGGTTCAGACAGGTTCTCCCGGCAGTCAAATTCGAAATAAAAACCATTTTGAATTTTTAAACGCAACATGCATAGTTACTTATGCTACCGGTTTACCCACTAAAACAACAAATTATGGTGTTAATTGGAACTCGACACTTAGTATTCACGCATTCATGGATATATCTACTTTAAATAATAAATACGTGTGGGGATTAAATACTGAAGGGAAAATTAAATTTTCAACAGACGGCGGAAGTGCTTTTGCAGATCAACTTAATGTAGGATTCACTTATGACTCCTCATCACACTGTTTTATGTTTCCGGCAGATACTGTAATACATGTTACAGGTTTTTTAAATACAGGCGGCAGATTGTATAAAACTACCACAGGAGGACAGGTTGTAACATCTGTTTCCAACAATGAATCAGTAGTTAACAATTTTAATTTATCTGTTTATCCGAATCCTTTTAATCCATCTACTAAATTAAAAGTAGATACACGCTCGGCTATAAATTTTCTTACAATAAATCTTTATGATTTATCAGGAAAACTTATGAAGTCAACTGATTATCATGATATTCATATAGGAACAACAGAACTTAACATTGACCTTAATAATCTACCAACCGGTTCATACTTGCTCAAAGCAACGGGTGAAAACTTTTCCGAAACAAAGAAACTTGTTCTGCTGAAGTAA